The sequence ACTCCAAGCCAAAATTTCAATGATTCGTTGTCTAGTGAATTTCATCCATAAAAACAAACGTGTATATAGGTTCCAGCGGTCTTTGTTGCCATTCCTTGATTTCTGGAGCTATTCTGTCTGTAATCTTACTAACCATTTCGGGCGACAAACTAAAGCCGTAAAGTTCTTCAATTTGTTCACTAATATCCCGGGTGGACATTCCTCTGGCATACAGAGCAATAACTTTTTCTTCAATTCCGGAAACATTCCTCTGATACTTAGGTATAATTTGGGGTTTAAACTCTCCTTTGCGATCCCTTGGTACTTGGATTTCAACTTCTCGAAATTCACTTTTTATGGTCTTTGGTGAATATCCGTTTCGGCTATTATCTGTATTTTTGTTTTCTACATCATCTTTTGCATATCCCAATTTAGCTTCAAGTTCTGCTTCAAGAAGTTCTTGAATAATGTCCTTAAAGATATCTCTTAGGTATGCACTTACATCGGCAACACTTTGGAAATTATTGCCCTTAATTATTTCTTTCACTTGCTCTTTTGATAATGTTGACACAAAAAATCTCCTCCTTGGATATTATTTTGTAATTCTTGCCAAGAAGGAGTCTTTTCATTCTCTTATACACAAAATTTTCAACATTCTCTTGGTGGCATAAAATTGCCACCGGTATGTTTTTCTATTATGTTATGCTCAAACAAAGTTTCTAGAATCCAGATGTATTCATTATTACTACGTTTAGCTTTTCATAAATACTTTATACTTCATCTTACAAAATTTTGAGGTTCTGGTTATTGCGGAAAAGCATCAATAATTCTAAGTATATATCTTTTTAAATATGCGTAATCAGTAGAATTTACCTCACCGTCGGAATTAACATCAGCTCTTAAAAGTTCATCATAATTAAACTGAGTTTCTCGAATCAAATACTTTTTAAGTTTCATCATGTCAAGCGAATTTATATTTCCATCTAAAACTATATCTCCTTTTTTAACTTCAGGAACAACTTTTGTCAATGCAATATTCTTGAATAAAACGTCGTATCCTGGGGTATTGTCGCTACAAATACGGATAATCGCTGAGGCACCGACACTTAAATCCCAGTCGCTGATATCAAAGGTTACTTCATATCGCTGCCATTGTCCATTCACTGTTACCGATTTTTTTGGGTTTTTTTCGATGAGAGAATACCCTTCGTATCTTACATAGTGTGGTCGTACCTCTACCGTAGTTTTGTTTCCGTTATAACTTCTTGCTTCAAAGCTGATAGTATATACCCCCGCACCATATTTTTCCAATTCATCTGTTACAACAGTGTATAATCCTTGATTGTAAATATTACTGGTAACAATACAACGCAATACAACTTCACCATTATCAACATATGGTTTGAGTGTTGCACCCGGATTGCTATAAGGATTATATCGACATGCAAAGGAATAGTCTTTCAATAGATTTTTACTGCTATCCACTACAGGAGAGAGAATCACAGCCGATTTTTCGCTGTCATATACAGCTTTTGTATAATAACGATTTATTTCATCAAGAGAAATATATTTGATACCGTTTTGCGTTGTTCCTTTTGTGTTTGCATTTATTTTGATATCCAGTAAATTACAGATTTCAGTTTCAGGTAATAATATTTCACTTCCGTCGCCAATGGGCTGATGCTGTAATTTCTGCAAATTATGGTTGATATATACCTTTTTGTTATATGTATAGTTCACTTTGTTTCGCACACAGTAAAGAGGATATTCCGGTTTTGTACCGTCATTATTGATTGAAATGGTGAGTTCATTACTATCCTTATACTGAGGCTTGAAGTCGCTTTCTGATGTAATCAGTTTACCGTCAATATAGCAGTTTTTAAAATTCAGTTTATAATTTGATGTATGTAAAAGTGTGTCATTATTGATTATATGAATAGCTTGTCCTGCTTTAGTATTCCATTCTGTCACAATGGATGAACCCCTGATTGCGTTGAAACGACAATTGTTAAAATAAAAATTCTTGACTGCATCGCCCATATTCTTGCCACTGAAAATCCATGGCGTATTGATAACATCAACACAGTCCAGGTTGTTGAATGTAACGTTCTTTACAACAGATTGTATCTTTGCTCCGTTATACCAGTTATTTATAATTCCCTCATCAGCACGGAATACATAGATATCTGTAAATTCTACATCATAGGGAAGCGTATGCTGTGGAAAAAATGCGGCACATGTTGTTCCCATGATACAGTTGCTGATGCGATGATACCCATAACCGCCGCTATATGTAAATCCATTGTCGCTGACATACCAAAAGCAATTTGTAATGGTTACATTTCCAGCACCGACTGCAACACCGTCAGTACGGATTCTTGCTGTCAGACACTTAACATTTTTGATGAGATGGTTAGTACCTAGAAGATACATATGGTATCCTTGAGAATCTATAATTTTTACATCTTTAATTGTAAAATTGTTACCGTTCACGTCCATATAGATGTTCGTTCTATCCTCTGTCACGGATGCGTCATGCAAGTCACTAAATGGGTCAAGCAAGATTCCATGTCCGCAAATGGTAACATTATTCGATTTAATAATCAGACGACTGTAAAACACGCATCCCGGTGCAATATATATCGTTCTGATTTTTTCATCAAGCGTATAATATGCACTGTTTTCATCAGGGTCAAACCATGGCTCATCCACATACAGAACAGATTCGTCATTCAGGTCTATATCGTAATCTTCGGGAGCATCTGCAAAAACCGAAAGAATGGTATCATCATCGTCATCAAGGCGAATCATAAATTTTGTATCATTCTCATTAAGCCACACAGAGATAACACCATCATGAAATTCGTTTCGATATCTCTTTGCACTTGGCAAAACACTGTATGTTTCAAAATCACGATAAACGGTAATATCAACCCGAACCTCTCCTGTGAAAGCAAATTCGCAGAATCTTCTGTTAAAGTCAGGTGATAAGCATCTGTAAGCCATCTGTTCTCCGTTTGCATTGCGATTATATACGGGAATCGTTTTAGATTGATTGCCTTGATGTACTGTTACACTATAATCATAACAGCGTGGAATTCTTTCATCATATTCGGGATAGATAATAAGCTGTCCACCATCTTCCGCAAAAGCCTCAATGATAAAATTCAACGGAAGAAAATTGAAGATTAGCAATAAAGTAAGAATGAGAGAGATGGCCTTTTTCATAATTATAATATCCCCCTTTTAAAAACATGAAACGAGAAATAAATATACCTAAGGTTTGTAACTATCTATATATATTATTGTATCAAACTATATATAATTATTGTGTCAAATCAAATACACTGGAGTCAATGGCACAAAGCAAATTGCGTTGTAACATATTTTTATTATGATTTGTCCAATTATTGCCATATTTTAATAGGTCAGCCGGGAATATCAGAAAAAGTGTGTAAATTAATTTTACTTTAGAAATTCAACGTTGATATTTCTATATTAAATAATATTGCCATTAATGTGGTAAATTATACATTAAAAATTGCATTCGTTCGGTGTTAGTTGTAATAATTCATACCGTAGTTCCCTTTAATTTACTTAATTTATACCGATTAGCTAATATAGCAAATTTCTATATATTATAAATAAATTTCGACATTTTAAATGTAAATTCTTTATAAAAATGGGGTTTTTTATCACAAATTTCGACAGAAATAACAATTTGAATCACTTTACTAATTGTATTATTTTGTCAAAAACCCAAAATTCTCCCATCCCAGAAAAGATATATATACTTCTCCTTTACCTTCTTTCCGGTGAGCATCTCCAGCGCCCTGGCATAATAAAGAATCTGCACCTTGTATCTTTCCCGAATCGTCTCAACATTCCCCGGAGCCACATAATCGGTCTTGTAATCCACCAGCACAATACCGTCCGGCTCTTCAAAATAGCAGTCGACAACTCCCTGCAGAAGAAGTGTCTCACCGTGACAGGCCTCATCTTCCATATCCCTGTACAGCTCATGGCACGGTATCTCAATATTAAACGGCACCTCACGGTTTATGCTTTTTGAGGCCAGCATCCTCTTTCCAAGAGGGGAATTTAGAAAACGCCGGATTCTGGCTGCATCCACACTCTGTGCCTGTTGAGGTGTCAACAAATCTTTTGCCACCATTTCTTCAATCTGGGCTTCAATATCCTCCCTACCGTAATCCAAGTGCTGCATGACAAAGTGAAGTATCGTGCCCTTCTCGGCATAAGTCAGGCCTTTCTTTTCCTCCAAAAACATTGGCTTTTTCACCAAAACCGGCATGTAATCCGGAAATTGCATTACATCTTCCGAAACCACCTCGTTGTAACGCCTTTTCAGCTCCGTCACTGAAACCTTTGCAGGCACTTTGGAAGCTTTAACGTA comes from Acetivibrio thermocellus ATCC 27405 and encodes:
- a CDS encoding dockerin type I repeat-containing protein codes for the protein MKKAISLILTLLLIFNFLPLNFIIEAFAEDGGQLIIYPEYDERIPRCYDYSVTVHQGNQSKTIPVYNRNANGEQMAYRCLSPDFNRRFCEFAFTGEVRVDITVYRDFETYSVLPSAKRYRNEFHDGVISVWLNENDTKFMIRLDDDDDTILSVFADAPEDYDIDLNDESVLYVDEPWFDPDENSAYYTLDEKIRTIYIAPGCVFYSRLIIKSNNVTICGHGILLDPFSDLHDASVTEDRTNIYMDVNGNNFTIKDVKIIDSQGYHMYLLGTNHLIKNVKCLTARIRTDGVAVGAGNVTITNCFWYVSDNGFTYSGGYGYHRISNCIMGTTCAAFFPQHTLPYDVEFTDIYVFRADEGIINNWYNGAKIQSVVKNVTFNNLDCVDVINTPWIFSGKNMGDAVKNFYFNNCRFNAIRGSSIVTEWNTKAGQAIHIINNDTLLHTSNYKLNFKNCYIDGKLITSESDFKPQYKDSNELTISINNDGTKPEYPLYCVRNKVNYTYNKKVYINHNLQKLQHQPIGDGSEILLPETEICNLLDIKINANTKGTTQNGIKYISLDEINRYYTKAVYDSEKSAVILSPVVDSSKNLLKDYSFACRYNPYSNPGATLKPYVDNGEVVLRCIVTSNIYNQGLYTVVTDELEKYGAGVYTISFEARSYNGNKTTVEVRPHYVRYEGYSLIEKNPKKSVTVNGQWQRYEVTFDISDWDLSVGASAIIRICSDNTPGYDVLFKNIALTKVVPEVKKGDIVLDGNINSLDMMKLKKYLIRETQFNYDELLRADVNSDGEVNSTDYAYLKRYILRIIDAFPQ